From Pan troglodytes isolate AG18354 chromosome 9, NHGRI_mPanTro3-v2.0_pri, whole genome shotgun sequence, the proteins below share one genomic window:
- the KBTBD4 gene encoding kelch repeat and BTB domain-containing protein 4 isoform X3, producing MKGGNADSWQRETLASMESPEEPGASMDENYFVNYTFKDRSHSGRVAQGIMKLCLEEELFADVTISVEGREFQLHRLVLSAQSCFFRSMFTSNLKEAHNRVIVLQDVSESVFQLLVDYIYHGTVKLRAEELQEIYEVSDMYQLTSLFEECSRFLARTVQVGNCLQVMWLADRHSDPELYTAAKHCAKTHLAQLQNTEEFLHLPHHLLTDIISDGVPCSQNPTEAIEAWINFNKEEREAFAESLRTSLKEIGENVHIYLIGKESSRTHSLAVSLHCAEDDSISVSGQNSLCHQITAACKHGGDLYVVGGSIPRRMWKCNNATVDWEWCAPLPRDRLQHTLVSVPGKDAIYSLGGKTLQDTLSNAVIYYRVGDNVWTETTQLEVAVSGAAGANLNGIIYLLGGEENDLDFFTKPSRLIQCFDTETDKCHVKPYVLPFAGRMHAAVHKDLVFIVAEGDSLVCYNPLLDSFTRLCLPEAWSSAPSLWKIASCNGSIYVFRDRYKKGDANTYKLDPATSAVTVTRGIKVLLTNLQFVLA from the exons ATGAAAGGAGGGAACGCAG ACAGCTGGCAGAGAGAGACGTTGGCTAGCATGGAATCACCAGAGGAGCCTGGAGCATCCATGGATGAGAACTACTTTGTGAACTACACTTTCAAAGATCGGTCACATTCAGGCCGTGTGGCTCAAGGCATCATGAAACTGTGTCTAGAGGAGGAGCTCTTTGCTGATGTCACCATTTCGGTGGAAGGCCGGGAGTTTCAGCTCCATCGGCTGGTCCTCTCAGCTCAGAGCTGCTTCTTCCGATCCATGTTCACTTCCAACCTGAAGGAGGCCCACAACCGGGTGATTGTGCTGCAGGATGTCAGCGAGTCTGTTTTCCAGCTCCTGGTTGATTATATCTACCATGGGACTGTGAAACTTCGAGCTGAGGAGTTGCAGGAAATTTATGAGGTGTCAGACATGTATCAGCTGACATCTCTCTTTGAGGAATGCTCTCGGTTTTTGGCCCGCACAGTGCAAGTGGGAAACTGCCTTCAGGTGATGTGGCTGGCAGATCGGCACAGTGATCCTGAGCTCTATACGGCTGCCAAGCACTGTGCCAAGACCCACCTGGCCCAGCTGCAGAATACAGAGGAATTTCTCCACTTGCCCCACCACTTACTCACAGATATCATCTCGG ATGGAGTTCCGTGTTCTCAGAACCCAACAGAGGCAATAGAAGCCTGGATCAACTTTaataaagaggaaagagaggctTTTGCAGAGTCACTCAGGACAAGCTTGAAG GAAATTGGGGAGAATGTGCACATTTACCTGATTGGGAAAGAGTCATCTCGTACCCACTCGTTGGCTGTGTCCTTGCACTGTGCAGAAGATGACTCCATCAGTGTAAGTGGCCAAAACAGTTTGTGCCACCAGATCACTGCGGCCTGCAAGCATGGTGGAGACTTGTATGTGGTGGGAGGGTCCATCCCACGGCGCATGTGGAAGTGCAACAATGCCACCGTTGACTGGGAGTGGTGTGCTCCTTTGCCTCGGGACCGGCTCCAGCACACCCTGGTGTCTGTGCCCGGGAAAGATGCCATATATTCACTGGGTGGCAAGACACTGCAAGATACCCTCTCCAACGCAGTCATTTATTATCGCGTAGGTGATAATGTGTGGACAGAGACAACCCAGCTAGAGGTGGCTGTGTCAGGGGCTGCTGGTGCCAACCTCAACGGGATCATCTACTTACTAGGGGGGGAGGAGAATGATCTGGACTTCTTTACCAAACCTTCCCGACTCATCCAGTGCtttgacacagagacagacaaatGCCATGTGAAGCCCTATGTGCTGCCCTTTGCAGGCCGCATGCACGCAGCTGTGCATAAAGATCTGGTGTTCATCGTGGCTGAAGGGGACTCCCTGGTGTGCTACAATCCCTTGCTAGACAGCTTCACCCGGCTTTGCCTTCCTGAGGCCTGGAGCTCTGCCCCATCCCTCTGGAAGATTGCCAGCTGTAACGGGAGCATCTATGTCTTCCGGGACCGATATAAAAAGGGGGATGCCAACACCTACAAGCTTGACCCTGCCACTTCAGCCGTAACTGTCACAAGAGGTATTAAGGTGCTGCTTACCAATTTGCAGTTTGTGTTGGCCTAa
- the KBTBD4 gene encoding kelch repeat and BTB domain-containing protein 4 isoform X4: MESPEEPGASMDENYFVNYTFKDRSHSGRVAQGIMKLCLEEELFADVTISVEGREFQLHRLVLSAQSCFFRSMFTSNLKEAHNRVIVLQDVSESVFQLLVDYIYHGTVKLRAEELQEIYEVSDMYQLTSLFEECSRFLARTVQVGNCLQVMWLADRHSDPELYTAAKHCAKTHLAQLQNTEEFLHLPHHLLTDIISDGVPCSQNPTEAIEAWINFNKEEREAFAESLRTSLKEIGENVHIYLIGKESSRTHSLAVSLHCAEDDSISVSGQNSLCHQITAACKHGGDLYVVGGSIPRRMWKCNNATVDWEWCAPLPRDRLQHTLVSVPGKDAIYSLGGKTLQDTLSNAVIYYRVGDNVWTETTQLEVAVSGAAGANLNGIIYLLGGEENDLDFFTKPSRLIQCFDTETDKCHVKPYVLPFAGRMHAAVHKDLVFIVAEGDSLVCYNPLLDSFTRLCLPEAWSSAPSLWKIASCNGSIYVFRDRYKKGDANTYKLDPATSAVTVTRGIKVLLTNLQFVLA; the protein is encoded by the exons ATGGAATCACCAGAGGAGCCTGGAGCATCCATGGATGAGAACTACTTTGTGAACTACACTTTCAAAGATCGGTCACATTCAGGCCGTGTGGCTCAAGGCATCATGAAACTGTGTCTAGAGGAGGAGCTCTTTGCTGATGTCACCATTTCGGTGGAAGGCCGGGAGTTTCAGCTCCATCGGCTGGTCCTCTCAGCTCAGAGCTGCTTCTTCCGATCCATGTTCACTTCCAACCTGAAGGAGGCCCACAACCGGGTGATTGTGCTGCAGGATGTCAGCGAGTCTGTTTTCCAGCTCCTGGTTGATTATATCTACCATGGGACTGTGAAACTTCGAGCTGAGGAGTTGCAGGAAATTTATGAGGTGTCAGACATGTATCAGCTGACATCTCTCTTTGAGGAATGCTCTCGGTTTTTGGCCCGCACAGTGCAAGTGGGAAACTGCCTTCAGGTGATGTGGCTGGCAGATCGGCACAGTGATCCTGAGCTCTATACGGCTGCCAAGCACTGTGCCAAGACCCACCTGGCCCAGCTGCAGAATACAGAGGAATTTCTCCACTTGCCCCACCACTTACTCACAGATATCATCTCGG ATGGAGTTCCGTGTTCTCAGAACCCAACAGAGGCAATAGAAGCCTGGATCAACTTTaataaagaggaaagagaggctTTTGCAGAGTCACTCAGGACAAGCTTGAAG GAAATTGGGGAGAATGTGCACATTTACCTGATTGGGAAAGAGTCATCTCGTACCCACTCGTTGGCTGTGTCCTTGCACTGTGCAGAAGATGACTCCATCAGTGTAAGTGGCCAAAACAGTTTGTGCCACCAGATCACTGCGGCCTGCAAGCATGGTGGAGACTTGTATGTGGTGGGAGGGTCCATCCCACGGCGCATGTGGAAGTGCAACAATGCCACCGTTGACTGGGAGTGGTGTGCTCCTTTGCCTCGGGACCGGCTCCAGCACACCCTGGTGTCTGTGCCCGGGAAAGATGCCATATATTCACTGGGTGGCAAGACACTGCAAGATACCCTCTCCAACGCAGTCATTTATTATCGCGTAGGTGATAATGTGTGGACAGAGACAACCCAGCTAGAGGTGGCTGTGTCAGGGGCTGCTGGTGCCAACCTCAACGGGATCATCTACTTACTAGGGGGGGAGGAGAATGATCTGGACTTCTTTACCAAACCTTCCCGACTCATCCAGTGCtttgacacagagacagacaaatGCCATGTGAAGCCCTATGTGCTGCCCTTTGCAGGCCGCATGCACGCAGCTGTGCATAAAGATCTGGTGTTCATCGTGGCTGAAGGGGACTCCCTGGTGTGCTACAATCCCTTGCTAGACAGCTTCACCCGGCTTTGCCTTCCTGAGGCCTGGAGCTCTGCCCCATCCCTCTGGAAGATTGCCAGCTGTAACGGGAGCATCTATGTCTTCCGGGACCGATATAAAAAGGGGGATGCCAACACCTACAAGCTTGACCCTGCCACTTCAGCCGTAACTGTCACAAGAGGTATTAAGGTGCTGCTTACCAATTTGCAGTTTGTGTTGGCCTAa
- the KBTBD4 gene encoding kelch repeat and BTB domain-containing protein 4 (The RefSeq protein has 2 substitutions compared to this genomic sequence), with amino-acid sequence MGSPEEPGASMDENYFVNYTFKDRSHSGRVAQGIMKLCLEEELFADVTISVEGREFQLHRLVLSAQSCFFRSMFTSNLKEAHNRVIVLQDVSESVFQLLVDYIYHGTVKLRAEELQEIYEVSDMYQLTSLFEECSRFLARTVQVGNCLQVMWLADRHSDPELYTAAKHCAKTHLAQLQNTEEFLHLPHHLLTDIISDEVPCSQNPTEAIEAWINFNKEEREAFAESLRTSLKEIGENVHIYLIGKESSRTHSLAVSLHCAEDDSISVSGQNSLCHQITAACKHGGDLYVVGGSIPRRMWKCNNATVDWEWCAPLPRDRLQHTLVSVPGKDAIYSLGGKTLQDTLSNAVIYYRVGDNVWTETTQLEVAVSGAAGANLNGIIYLLGGEENDLDFFTKPSRLIQCFDTETDKCHVKPYVLPFAGRMHAAVHKDLVFIVAEGDSLVCYNPLLDSFTRLCLPEAWSSAPSLWKIASCNGSIYVFRDRYKKGDANTYKLDPATSAVTVTRGIKVLLTNLQFVLA; translated from the exons ATGGAATCACCAGAGGAGCCTGGAGCATCCATGGATGAGAACTACTTTGTGAACTACACTTTCAAAGATCGGTCACATTCAGGCCGTGTGGCTCAAGGCATCATGAAACTGTGTCTAGAGGAGGAGCTCTTTGCTGATGTCACCATTTCGGTGGAAGGCCGGGAGTTTCAGCTCCATCGGCTGGTCCTCTCAGCTCAGAGCTGCTTCTTCCGATCCATGTTCACTTCCAACCTGAAGGAGGCCCACAACCGGGTGATTGTGCTGCAGGATGTCAGCGAGTCTGTTTTCCAGCTCCTGGTTGATTATATCTACCATGGGACTGTGAAACTTCGAGCTGAGGAGTTGCAGGAAATTTATGAGGTGTCAGACATGTATCAGCTGACATCTCTCTTTGAGGAATGCTCTCGGTTTTTGGCCCGCACAGTGCAAGTGGGAAACTGCCTTCAGGTGATGTGGCTGGCAGATCGGCACAGTGATCCTGAGCTCTATACGGCTGCCAAGCACTGTGCCAAGACCCACCTGGCCCAGCTGCAGAATACAGAGGAATTTCTCCACTTGCCCCACCACTTACTCACAGATATCATCTCGG ATGGAGTTCCGTGTTCTCAGAACCCAACAGAGGCAATAGAAGCCTGGATCAACTTTaataaagaggaaagagaggctTTTGCAGAGTCACTCAGGACAAGCTTGAAG GAAATTGGGGAGAATGTGCACATTTACCTGATTGGGAAAGAGTCATCTCGTACCCACTCGTTGGCTGTGTCCTTGCACTGTGCAGAAGATGACTCCATCAGTGTAAGTGGCCAAAACAGTTTGTGCCACCAGATCACTGCGGCCTGCAAGCATGGTGGAGACTTGTATGTGGTGGGAGGGTCCATCCCACGGCGCATGTGGAAGTGCAACAATGCCACCGTTGACTGGGAGTGGTGTGCTCCTTTGCCTCGGGACCGGCTCCAGCACACCCTGGTGTCTGTGCCCGGGAAAGATGCCATATATTCACTGGGTGGCAAGACACTGCAAGATACCCTCTCCAACGCAGTCATTTATTATCGCGTAGGTGATAATGTGTGGACAGAGACAACCCAGCTAGAGGTGGCTGTGTCAGGGGCTGCTGGTGCCAACCTCAACGGGATCATCTACTTACTAGGGGGGGAGGAGAATGATCTGGACTTCTTTACCAAACCTTCCCGACTCATCCAGTGCtttgacacagagacagacaaatGCCATGTGAAGCCCTATGTGCTGCCCTTTGCAGGCCGCATGCACGCAGCTGTGCATAAAGATCTGGTGTTCATCGTGGCTGAAGGGGACTCCCTGGTGTGCTACAATCCCTTGCTAGACAGCTTCACCCGGCTTTGCCTTCCTGAGGCCTGGAGCTCTGCCCCATCCCTCTGGAAGATTGCCAGCTGTAACGGGAGCATCTATGTCTTCCGGGACCGATATAAAAAGGGGGATGCCAACACCTACAAGCTTGACCCTGCCACTTCAGCCGTAACTGTCACAAGAGGTATTAAGGTGCTGCTTACCAATTTGCAGTTTGTGTTGGCCTAa
- the KBTBD4 gene encoding kelch repeat and BTB domain-containing protein 4 isoform X1, with protein MGLPVPRPGGGWTQVLGRSHRESFERAGKCGGSSSEDSKYSWQRETLASMESPEEPGASMDENYFVNYTFKDRSHSGRVAQGIMKLCLEEELFADVTISVEGREFQLHRLVLSAQSCFFRSMFTSNLKEAHNRVIVLQDVSESVFQLLVDYIYHGTVKLRAEELQEIYEVSDMYQLTSLFEECSRFLARTVQVGNCLQVMWLADRHSDPELYTAAKHCAKTHLAQLQNTEEFLHLPHHLLTDIISDGVPCSQNPTEAIEAWINFNKEEREAFAESLRTSLKEIGENVHIYLIGKESSRTHSLAVSLHCAEDDSISVSGQNSLCHQITAACKHGGDLYVVGGSIPRRMWKCNNATVDWEWCAPLPRDRLQHTLVSVPGKDAIYSLGGKTLQDTLSNAVIYYRVGDNVWTETTQLEVAVSGAAGANLNGIIYLLGGEENDLDFFTKPSRLIQCFDTETDKCHVKPYVLPFAGRMHAAVHKDLVFIVAEGDSLVCYNPLLDSFTRLCLPEAWSSAPSLWKIASCNGSIYVFRDRYKKGDANTYKLDPATSAVTVTRGIKVLLTNLQFVLA; from the exons ATGGGCCTCCCAGTGCCCCGGCCTGGGGGCGGATGGACTCAAGTTCTGGGACGCAGCCATAGGGAGTCTTTCGAGCGAGCGGGGAAGTGTGGGGGAAGCAGCTCAGAAGACAGCAAAT ACAGCTGGCAGAGAGAGACGTTGGCTAGCATGGAATCACCAGAGGAGCCTGGAGCATCCATGGATGAGAACTACTTTGTGAACTACACTTTCAAAGATCGGTCACATTCAGGCCGTGTGGCTCAAGGCATCATGAAACTGTGTCTAGAGGAGGAGCTCTTTGCTGATGTCACCATTTCGGTGGAAGGCCGGGAGTTTCAGCTCCATCGGCTGGTCCTCTCAGCTCAGAGCTGCTTCTTCCGATCCATGTTCACTTCCAACCTGAAGGAGGCCCACAACCGGGTGATTGTGCTGCAGGATGTCAGCGAGTCTGTTTTCCAGCTCCTGGTTGATTATATCTACCATGGGACTGTGAAACTTCGAGCTGAGGAGTTGCAGGAAATTTATGAGGTGTCAGACATGTATCAGCTGACATCTCTCTTTGAGGAATGCTCTCGGTTTTTGGCCCGCACAGTGCAAGTGGGAAACTGCCTTCAGGTGATGTGGCTGGCAGATCGGCACAGTGATCCTGAGCTCTATACGGCTGCCAAGCACTGTGCCAAGACCCACCTGGCCCAGCTGCAGAATACAGAGGAATTTCTCCACTTGCCCCACCACTTACTCACAGATATCATCTCGG ATGGAGTTCCGTGTTCTCAGAACCCAACAGAGGCAATAGAAGCCTGGATCAACTTTaataaagaggaaagagaggctTTTGCAGAGTCACTCAGGACAAGCTTGAAG GAAATTGGGGAGAATGTGCACATTTACCTGATTGGGAAAGAGTCATCTCGTACCCACTCGTTGGCTGTGTCCTTGCACTGTGCAGAAGATGACTCCATCAGTGTAAGTGGCCAAAACAGTTTGTGCCACCAGATCACTGCGGCCTGCAAGCATGGTGGAGACTTGTATGTGGTGGGAGGGTCCATCCCACGGCGCATGTGGAAGTGCAACAATGCCACCGTTGACTGGGAGTGGTGTGCTCCTTTGCCTCGGGACCGGCTCCAGCACACCCTGGTGTCTGTGCCCGGGAAAGATGCCATATATTCACTGGGTGGCAAGACACTGCAAGATACCCTCTCCAACGCAGTCATTTATTATCGCGTAGGTGATAATGTGTGGACAGAGACAACCCAGCTAGAGGTGGCTGTGTCAGGGGCTGCTGGTGCCAACCTCAACGGGATCATCTACTTACTAGGGGGGGAGGAGAATGATCTGGACTTCTTTACCAAACCTTCCCGACTCATCCAGTGCtttgacacagagacagacaaatGCCATGTGAAGCCCTATGTGCTGCCCTTTGCAGGCCGCATGCACGCAGCTGTGCATAAAGATCTGGTGTTCATCGTGGCTGAAGGGGACTCCCTGGTGTGCTACAATCCCTTGCTAGACAGCTTCACCCGGCTTTGCCTTCCTGAGGCCTGGAGCTCTGCCCCATCCCTCTGGAAGATTGCCAGCTGTAACGGGAGCATCTATGTCTTCCGGGACCGATATAAAAAGGGGGATGCCAACACCTACAAGCTTGACCCTGCCACTTCAGCCGTAACTGTCACAAGAGGTATTAAGGTGCTGCTTACCAATTTGCAGTTTGTGTTGGCCTAa
- the KBTBD4 gene encoding kelch repeat and BTB domain-containing protein 4 isoform X2 → MAVNSSGYSRWCCFADSWQRETLASMESPEEPGASMDENYFVNYTFKDRSHSGRVAQGIMKLCLEEELFADVTISVEGREFQLHRLVLSAQSCFFRSMFTSNLKEAHNRVIVLQDVSESVFQLLVDYIYHGTVKLRAEELQEIYEVSDMYQLTSLFEECSRFLARTVQVGNCLQVMWLADRHSDPELYTAAKHCAKTHLAQLQNTEEFLHLPHHLLTDIISDGVPCSQNPTEAIEAWINFNKEEREAFAESLRTSLKEIGENVHIYLIGKESSRTHSLAVSLHCAEDDSISVSGQNSLCHQITAACKHGGDLYVVGGSIPRRMWKCNNATVDWEWCAPLPRDRLQHTLVSVPGKDAIYSLGGKTLQDTLSNAVIYYRVGDNVWTETTQLEVAVSGAAGANLNGIIYLLGGEENDLDFFTKPSRLIQCFDTETDKCHVKPYVLPFAGRMHAAVHKDLVFIVAEGDSLVCYNPLLDSFTRLCLPEAWSSAPSLWKIASCNGSIYVFRDRYKKGDANTYKLDPATSAVTVTRGIKVLLTNLQFVLA, encoded by the exons ATGGCTGTGAATTCCTCAGGTTACTCAAGGTGGTGTTGCTTTGCAGACAGCTGGCAGAGAGAGACGTTGGCTAGCATGGAATCACCAGAGGAGCCTGGAGCATCCATGGATGAGAACTACTTTGTGAACTACACTTTCAAAGATCGGTCACATTCAGGCCGTGTGGCTCAAGGCATCATGAAACTGTGTCTAGAGGAGGAGCTCTTTGCTGATGTCACCATTTCGGTGGAAGGCCGGGAGTTTCAGCTCCATCGGCTGGTCCTCTCAGCTCAGAGCTGCTTCTTCCGATCCATGTTCACTTCCAACCTGAAGGAGGCCCACAACCGGGTGATTGTGCTGCAGGATGTCAGCGAGTCTGTTTTCCAGCTCCTGGTTGATTATATCTACCATGGGACTGTGAAACTTCGAGCTGAGGAGTTGCAGGAAATTTATGAGGTGTCAGACATGTATCAGCTGACATCTCTCTTTGAGGAATGCTCTCGGTTTTTGGCCCGCACAGTGCAAGTGGGAAACTGCCTTCAGGTGATGTGGCTGGCAGATCGGCACAGTGATCCTGAGCTCTATACGGCTGCCAAGCACTGTGCCAAGACCCACCTGGCCCAGCTGCAGAATACAGAGGAATTTCTCCACTTGCCCCACCACTTACTCACAGATATCATCTCGG ATGGAGTTCCGTGTTCTCAGAACCCAACAGAGGCAATAGAAGCCTGGATCAACTTTaataaagaggaaagagaggctTTTGCAGAGTCACTCAGGACAAGCTTGAAG GAAATTGGGGAGAATGTGCACATTTACCTGATTGGGAAAGAGTCATCTCGTACCCACTCGTTGGCTGTGTCCTTGCACTGTGCAGAAGATGACTCCATCAGTGTAAGTGGCCAAAACAGTTTGTGCCACCAGATCACTGCGGCCTGCAAGCATGGTGGAGACTTGTATGTGGTGGGAGGGTCCATCCCACGGCGCATGTGGAAGTGCAACAATGCCACCGTTGACTGGGAGTGGTGTGCTCCTTTGCCTCGGGACCGGCTCCAGCACACCCTGGTGTCTGTGCCCGGGAAAGATGCCATATATTCACTGGGTGGCAAGACACTGCAAGATACCCTCTCCAACGCAGTCATTTATTATCGCGTAGGTGATAATGTGTGGACAGAGACAACCCAGCTAGAGGTGGCTGTGTCAGGGGCTGCTGGTGCCAACCTCAACGGGATCATCTACTTACTAGGGGGGGAGGAGAATGATCTGGACTTCTTTACCAAACCTTCCCGACTCATCCAGTGCtttgacacagagacagacaaatGCCATGTGAAGCCCTATGTGCTGCCCTTTGCAGGCCGCATGCACGCAGCTGTGCATAAAGATCTGGTGTTCATCGTGGCTGAAGGGGACTCCCTGGTGTGCTACAATCCCTTGCTAGACAGCTTCACCCGGCTTTGCCTTCCTGAGGCCTGGAGCTCTGCCCCATCCCTCTGGAAGATTGCCAGCTGTAACGGGAGCATCTATGTCTTCCGGGACCGATATAAAAAGGGGGATGCCAACACCTACAAGCTTGACCCTGCCACTTCAGCCGTAACTGTCACAAGAGGTATTAAGGTGCTGCTTACCAATTTGCAGTTTGTGTTGGCCTAa
- the NDUFS3 gene encoding NADH dehydrogenase [ubiquinone] iron-sulfur protein 3, mitochondrial precursor (The RefSeq protein has 2 substitutions, 2 frameshifts compared to this genomic sequence), whose protein sequence is MAAAAVARLWWRGILGASALTRGTGRPSVLLLPVRRESAGADTRPTVRPRNDVAHKQLSAFGEYVAEILPKYVQQVQVSCFNELEVCIHPDGVIPVLTFLRDHTNAQFKSLVDLTAVDVPTRQNRFEIVYNLLSLRFNSRIRVKTYTDELTPIESAVSVFKAANWYEREIWDMFGVFFANHPDLRRILTDYGFEGHPFRKDFPLSGYVELRYDDEVKRVVAEPVELAQEFRKFDLNSPWEAFPVYRQPPESLKLEAGDKNLMPN, encoded by the exons atggcggcggcggcggtagCCAGGCTGTGGTGGCGCGGGATCTTGGGGGCCTCGGCGCTGACCAGGG GGACTGGGCGACCCTCCGTTCTGTTGCTGCCGGTGAGGCGGGAGAGCGCCGGGGCCGACACGCGCC CCACTGTCAGACCACGGAATGATGTGGCCCACAAGCAGCTCTCAGCTTTTGGAGAGTATGTGGCTGAAATCTTGCCCAAGTATGTCCAACAAGTTCAG GTGTCCTGCTTCAATGAGTTAGAGGTCTGTATCCATCCTGATGGCGTCATCCCAGTGCTGACTTTCCTCAGGGATCACACCAATGCGCAGTTCAAATCCCTGGTTGACTTGACAGCAGTGGACGTCCCAACTCGGCAGAACCGTTTTGAG ATTGTCTACAACCTGTTGTCTCTGCGCTTCAACTCACGGATCCGTGTGAAGACCTACACAGATGAGCTGACGCCCATTGAGTCTGCTGTCTCTGTGTTCAAGGCAGCCAACTGGTATGAAAGGGAG ATCTGGGACATGTTTGGAGTCTTCTTTGCTAACCACCCTGATCTAAGAAGGATCCTGACAGATTATGGCTTCGAGGGACATCCTTTCCGGAAAGACTTTCCTCTATCTGGCTATGTTGAG TTACGTTATGATGATGAAGTGAAGCGGGTGGTGGCAGAGCCGGTGGAGTTGGCCCAAGAGTTCCGCAAATTTGACCTGAACAGCCCCTGGGAGGCTTTCCCAGTCTATCGCCAACCCCCGGAGAGTCTCAAGCTTGAAGCCGGAGACAAGAA CCTGAAG AAGTAG